A window of the Cystobacter fuscus genome harbors these coding sequences:
- the cysS gene encoding cysteine--tRNA ligase: MAAASIRLFNTMTMQKETLVPVVPGKLGVYVCGPTVYSYVHIGNARTFTSFDVVVRYLRHRGFDVTYVRNYTDVDDKIIKAAQETGEAPVALAARFVEAFREDARALHLLEPDVSPKVSDHIPEILRIIGKLVDKGVAYASQGDVYFSVRRYPDYAKLSKRDLDELCVGERVQPGEQKHEPLDFALWKAAKPGEPSWDSPWGPGRPGWHIECSAMSERYLGETFDIHGGGLDLIFPHHENELAQSEAASGHTLARYWMHCGFLDLEGAKMSKSLGNVVRLREALERVDAEALRFLFLSTHYRHPLAFSDKGLADAELRMEYFYETLRKVDERVGGKEFVPGPLHGDAARFMADFEAQMDDDFNSAGALGVLSGLFAMMNELVDKPPVKDKALVGRTLRALREDVRKVSGILGLFEEEPASWLLRRRDRAVKERGLDVARVEQLMAARAEARKAKDFAEADRLRGELKSLGVEIMDTAAGTLWKVAAPA; the protein is encoded by the coding sequence GTGGCCGCCGCATCCATCCGCCTTTTCAACACGATGACGATGCAGAAGGAGACGCTGGTGCCTGTCGTCCCGGGCAAGCTGGGCGTCTATGTGTGTGGCCCGACGGTCTACAGCTACGTCCACATCGGCAACGCACGCACGTTCACGTCCTTCGATGTCGTGGTGCGTTATCTGCGCCACCGCGGCTTCGACGTGACGTACGTGCGCAACTACACCGACGTGGACGACAAGATCATCAAGGCCGCCCAGGAGACGGGCGAGGCCCCGGTGGCGCTGGCGGCGCGGTTCGTGGAGGCGTTCCGCGAGGATGCCCGGGCCCTGCACCTGCTGGAGCCGGACGTCTCGCCCAAGGTGAGCGATCACATTCCGGAGATCCTACGCATCATCGGGAAGCTGGTGGACAAGGGCGTGGCGTACGCCTCCCAGGGCGACGTGTACTTCTCCGTGCGGCGCTACCCCGACTACGCGAAGCTGTCCAAACGCGACCTGGATGAGCTGTGCGTGGGCGAGCGCGTCCAGCCCGGAGAGCAGAAGCACGAGCCACTGGACTTCGCCCTGTGGAAGGCCGCCAAGCCGGGCGAGCCGTCCTGGGACAGCCCCTGGGGCCCGGGCCGGCCCGGGTGGCACATCGAGTGCTCGGCCATGAGCGAGCGCTACCTGGGCGAGACCTTCGACATCCACGGCGGCGGGTTGGATCTCATCTTCCCTCACCACGAGAACGAGCTCGCCCAGAGCGAGGCCGCGAGTGGCCACACCCTGGCGCGCTACTGGATGCACTGCGGCTTCCTCGATCTCGAGGGGGCGAAGATGTCCAAGTCGCTCGGCAACGTGGTGCGCCTGCGCGAGGCACTGGAGCGGGTGGACGCCGAGGCGCTGCGCTTCCTCTTCCTCTCCACGCACTACCGCCACCCCCTGGCCTTCTCGGACAAGGGCCTGGCGGACGCCGAGCTGCGCATGGAGTACTTCTACGAGACCCTGCGCAAGGTGGACGAGCGCGTGGGAGGCAAGGAGTTCGTCCCGGGCCCGCTGCACGGCGACGCCGCGCGCTTCATGGCGGACTTCGAGGCCCAGATGGATGACGACTTCAACTCGGCGGGCGCGCTGGGGGTGCTCTCGGGCCTGTTCGCGATGATGAACGAGCTGGTGGACAAGCCGCCGGTGAAGGACAAGGCCCTGGTGGGCCGCACCCTGCGGGCGTTGCGCGAGGACGTGCGCAAGGTGTCGGGCATCCTCGGCTTGTTCGAGGAGGAGCCGGCGTCCTGGCTGCTGCGGCGTCGGGATCGGGCCGTGAAGGAGCGGGGGCTCGACGTGGCGCGGGTGGAACAGTTGATGGCGGCGCGCGCGGAGGCCCGCAAGGCCAAGGACTTCGCCGAGGCGGACCGGCTGCGCGGCGAGCTGAAGTCCCTGGGCGTGGAGATCATGGACACCGCGGCGGGCACCCTGTGGAAGGTGGCCGCGCCCGCGTAG
- a CDS encoding glycosyl hydrolase: MKIGARTVGLTLASGLAAMSVLGWGASAAAEPLTGVYRGEVYSNPDVINAYSTWLGHEVTMGQGHQAKDTWGNIENPSWQLSSWSTWVNAKPGRRLNYSVAMFPSGQGSLAQCAQGAYDYRFKTLANNLVSYELQNTIIRLGWEFSGNWMPWYSGNGQQAHFAACFRKIVTAMRAAQPSAGFKFDWNPNYDISSSDLAATYPGDAYVDYIGFDLYDQGWNGAYPVPAGCTGSCAQSRWQSVWNAQFAPALSKFRTFAQAHGKPLSVPEWGVNDAATHGGGDNTYYVGQMLAFIFNPANNVGYHSYFDYQASDGHHQLSDVDSRSGHGFQTEFPNSAALFKSYYVQTPTEPEPTEAISTTQATVSPTTVTRGTSFQVSGSVTSSTARSLVVKYEIRNAATTALVSEKSYTAQAFTAGQTRSYTTAFTIPTSLAAGTYRVDTLVFLPDWSKTLLYRNDTPFTAK; encoded by the coding sequence TTGAAGATTGGTGCAAGAACCGTCGGACTCACGCTCGCTTCTGGCCTCGCCGCCATGTCCGTCCTGGGCTGGGGCGCGAGTGCGGCCGCGGAGCCGCTGACGGGTGTGTACCGGGGTGAGGTCTACTCGAATCCCGACGTCATCAACGCCTATTCAACCTGGCTCGGCCACGAGGTCACCATGGGCCAGGGCCATCAGGCGAAGGACACCTGGGGAAACATCGAGAACCCCTCCTGGCAGCTCAGCTCTTGGAGCACGTGGGTGAACGCGAAGCCGGGCCGGCGCCTGAACTACTCGGTCGCCATGTTCCCGAGTGGGCAGGGCTCGCTGGCGCAGTGCGCGCAGGGCGCCTACGACTACCGGTTCAAGACGCTGGCGAACAACCTGGTCTCCTACGAGCTCCAGAACACCATCATCCGTCTGGGCTGGGAGTTCAGCGGCAATTGGATGCCGTGGTACTCCGGCAATGGACAGCAGGCCCACTTCGCCGCCTGCTTCCGCAAGATCGTGACGGCCATGCGCGCCGCCCAGCCGTCCGCCGGCTTCAAGTTCGACTGGAATCCCAACTACGACATCTCGTCCAGCGATCTGGCCGCCACCTACCCGGGGGATGCGTATGTGGATTACATCGGGTTCGACCTGTATGACCAGGGCTGGAACGGGGCCTATCCGGTTCCCGCGGGCTGCACGGGCTCGTGCGCGCAGAGCCGCTGGCAGTCGGTCTGGAACGCGCAGTTCGCTCCGGCGCTGAGCAAGTTCCGCACCTTCGCGCAAGCGCATGGCAAGCCGTTGTCCGTTCCCGAGTGGGGCGTGAACGACGCGGCCACCCATGGCGGCGGGGACAACACCTACTACGTCGGGCAGATGCTCGCGTTCATCTTCAACCCGGCGAACAACGTCGGCTACCACTCGTACTTCGACTACCAGGCGTCGGACGGCCATCACCAGCTCTCCGACGTGGACAGCCGGAGCGGCCATGGCTTCCAGACCGAGTTCCCCAACTCGGCCGCGCTGTTCAAGAGCTACTACGTGCAAACGCCCACCGAGCCGGAGCCGACCGAGGCCATCTCGACCACCCAGGCGACGGTGAGCCCCACGACCGTCACGCGGGGAACCAGCTTCCAGGTCTCCGGCTCGGTCACCTCGTCCACGGCCAGGAGCCTGGTGGTGAAGTACGAGATCCGCAATGCCGCCACGACGGCGCTGGTGTCGGAGAAGAGCTATACGGCCCAGGCCTTCACCGCCGGGCAGACGCGCTCGTACACCACGGCGTTCACGATTCCGACGTCGCTCGCGGCGGGGACCTACCGGGTCGACACGTTGGTCTTCCTGCCCGACTGGTCGAAGACCCTCCTCTACCGCAACGACACCCCCTTCACCGCGAAGTAG
- a CDS encoding serine hydrolase domain-containing protein → MNLRDTPGSPADALLLATRRYVGAYPSAALCVGITHRGEHHVRMQRGQGEPPAAESLYALGALTQVFTGTLLALLVDRGEARLDTPLQELIPRSLLPDAAAGRITLEQLATHTSGMPYEPPNLWTGTWNPADPYGHYNATLFGDFLRGYHPARPPPRRYAESLIGMGVLGHALSRRLKLNYAHAVRDWLCTPLKLGDTTARPSETQEPRVLRGHTARGEPVPAWTWPALPGAGALYSTVPDLLRFLDANLGHWQVGLTHAARLAHTPRVKAWGKRVGLGWNVSRVRGRPVVWRSSAMGGYSGFLGFSVETDTGVVVLSDHAPSAFASLLRRVPVEAPGFALLTHH, encoded by the coding sequence ATGAACCTTCGTGACACCCCTGGCTCACCCGCTGACGCCCTGCTCCTCGCCACCCGGCGCTACGTGGGCGCGTATCCCTCGGCCGCGCTGTGCGTGGGCATCACGCACCGGGGCGAGCACCACGTGCGGATGCAGCGCGGCCAGGGTGAGCCCCCCGCCGCGGAGTCCCTGTACGCCCTGGGGGCGCTCACCCAGGTCTTCACCGGCACCCTCCTGGCACTGTTGGTGGACCGGGGCGAGGCGAGGCTCGACACGCCGCTGCAGGAGTTGATACCCCGCTCGCTCCTGCCGGACGCGGCCGCCGGCCGCATCACGCTCGAGCAACTGGCGACGCATACCTCGGGCATGCCGTACGAGCCGCCGAACCTGTGGACGGGCACGTGGAACCCGGCCGACCCCTACGGCCACTACAACGCGACGCTCTTCGGGGACTTCCTGCGCGGCTACCACCCTGCGCGTCCGCCGCCACGAAGGTACGCCGAGTCCCTCATCGGCATGGGAGTGCTCGGCCATGCGCTCTCGCGCCGATTGAAGCTCAACTACGCACACGCGGTGCGCGACTGGCTGTGCACGCCGCTGAAGCTGGGGGACACCACTGCCCGTCCCTCCGAGACGCAGGAGCCGCGCGTGCTTCGCGGCCACACCGCCCGGGGCGAGCCGGTGCCCGCCTGGACCTGGCCGGCACTGCCCGGTGCGGGAGCGCTCTACTCGACGGTGCCCGACCTGCTGCGCTTCCTCGACGCGAATCTGGGGCATTGGCAGGTCGGGCTCACCCATGCCGCGCGGCTGGCGCACACCCCGCGCGTGAAGGCCTGGGGCAAGCGGGTGGGGCTCGGATGGAACGTGTCACGGGTGCGGGGCAGGCCCGTCGTGTGGCGCTCCTCGGCGATGGGCGGCTACTCGGGCTTCCTGGGCTTCTCGGTGGAGACGGACACCGGAGTCGTCGTGCTGTCGGACCATGCGCCCTCTGCCTTCGCCTCGCTGCTGCGGCGCGTGCCCGTCGAAGCGCCCGGGTTCGCGCTCCTCACCCATCACTGA
- a CDS encoding ATP-binding protein — METRTTSVLLVDDDPSNLSTLEAVLAPLGQRLVMADSGREALRCVLEEDFAVILLDVRLGDMSGLEVMEMLRERERNRRTPILLMTAADIAVPELLEGYAHGAVDYLSKPLVPQVLRAKVATFVELQLAREQVRRQQEAQRVLERRQWEAEQSGRLHALLLQAPVAVAITRGPDFILEFANAFYEKVMGRSVELGQPLLTLLPELEAQPGLLEGLRRVLETGEPFFGHEFPVTLNRGEGGAPEEAYFDFIYQAARDPTGHITGVISISVEVTGHVRARHHSELLAGELHSRTEALRESEERLRLAVESTELGTWDLNPLTRELSWDARCKALVGVPPETQPDLELFFTKVHPEDRERVLAALRRAMDPTGGGQYDVEYRHAERREDAEWWMRATGRVHFEQGRAVRFTGTVQDISERKHVERERGRLLDEARRRAEQLRGLTEAALAINAVEGIMPALSLIAERARVLGGAQRCTVSLTDGHEGVESITALSLADSSLARRGDESWSEEAGLAARVRDSNQPLRLTREELRAHPPFPSPRGWLAVPLVGRDGAHLGLLQLSDKERGDFTAEDEAIVMQLAQMASLAVEKIRLYELARAQRRNLFAALMQMPEPLAVLRGPDLRFEMANLTFSRAVGVRTLEGRPIREAMPELEGQDLFETLERVYHQGEAVLRKEVVLRWRRSPESFLREGIFNLALQPLRDGEGRVEGIIAVAFAVTDQVLSRREIEALAEQLRHSEQRLITLAVDLEDRVRERTAQLEAVNQELESFSYSVSHDLRAPLRHIIGFAQLLERRAGPVLDEVSRGHLKTITIAAHDGGTLIDDLLEFSRMGRAALRQSRVNLEELVREVLRGLEPDIKGRSLEWRIGELPAVKADPVLVRQVLRNLLANALKYTRPREHALIEVGARQEQGEVEVWVRDNGVGFDMRYADKLFGVFQRLHTVEQFEGTGIGLANVRRIISRHGGRTWAEGAVDQGATFHFTLPRAAS, encoded by the coding sequence TTGGAGACACGCACGACCAGTGTCCTGCTCGTTGATGATGATCCCTCCAACCTCTCCACCCTGGAAGCCGTCCTCGCGCCGCTCGGCCAGCGGCTGGTGATGGCGGATTCCGGACGCGAAGCGCTCCGGTGCGTGCTCGAGGAGGACTTCGCCGTCATCCTCCTGGACGTGCGCCTGGGGGACATGAGCGGTCTCGAGGTCATGGAGATGCTGCGCGAGCGCGAGCGCAACCGGCGCACGCCCATCCTGCTCATGACGGCGGCGGACATCGCGGTGCCGGAGCTGCTGGAGGGCTACGCCCACGGCGCGGTGGACTACCTCAGCAAGCCCCTCGTTCCCCAGGTGCTGCGCGCCAAGGTGGCCACCTTCGTGGAACTCCAGCTCGCGCGCGAGCAGGTCCGCCGTCAGCAGGAGGCCCAGCGCGTCCTCGAGCGCAGGCAGTGGGAGGCCGAACAGAGCGGCCGGTTGCACGCGCTGCTGCTCCAGGCCCCGGTGGCCGTCGCGATCACCCGCGGCCCCGACTTCATCCTCGAGTTCGCCAATGCCTTCTACGAGAAGGTCATGGGCCGCTCCGTGGAGCTCGGCCAACCGCTGCTCACGCTGCTCCCCGAGCTCGAGGCCCAGCCCGGGCTCCTGGAGGGCCTGCGGCGCGTGCTGGAGACGGGCGAGCCCTTCTTCGGCCATGAGTTTCCCGTCACCCTCAACCGGGGAGAAGGGGGCGCGCCGGAGGAGGCCTACTTCGATTTCATCTATCAGGCCGCCCGAGATCCGACCGGGCACATCACGGGCGTCATCTCCATCTCCGTGGAGGTGACCGGCCACGTCCGGGCGCGGCACCACTCGGAGCTCCTCGCCGGGGAGTTGCACTCGCGCACGGAGGCGCTGCGCGAGAGCGAGGAACGGTTGCGGCTGGCGGTGGAGTCCACGGAACTGGGCACCTGGGATCTCAACCCCCTCACCCGGGAGCTGAGCTGGGACGCACGCTGCAAGGCGCTGGTCGGAGTGCCACCGGAGACCCAGCCCGACCTCGAGTTGTTCTTCACGAAGGTGCACCCCGAGGATCGCGAGCGGGTGTTGGCGGCGCTGCGGCGAGCCATGGACCCCACGGGCGGCGGCCAATACGACGTCGAGTACCGCCATGCCGAGCGGCGGGAGGACGCGGAGTGGTGGATGCGCGCCACGGGCCGGGTGCACTTCGAGCAGGGCCGCGCGGTGCGCTTCACGGGCACGGTGCAGGACATCTCCGAGCGCAAGCACGTGGAGCGCGAGCGTGGCCGGTTGCTGGACGAGGCTCGTCGGCGGGCCGAGCAGCTCCGGGGGTTGACCGAGGCGGCGCTGGCCATCAACGCCGTGGAGGGCATCATGCCGGCGCTGTCGCTCATCGCCGAGCGGGCGCGGGTGCTCGGGGGGGCCCAGCGGTGCACGGTCAGCCTGACGGACGGCCACGAGGGCGTGGAGTCCATCACCGCCTTGTCGCTCGCGGATTCTTCCCTGGCCCGGCGCGGCGACGAGTCCTGGAGCGAGGAGGCCGGTCTGGCCGCCCGGGTCCGTGACTCGAACCAGCCCCTGCGTCTGACCCGGGAGGAGCTGCGGGCTCATCCTCCGTTTCCCTCCCCGCGCGGCTGGCTCGCCGTGCCCCTGGTGGGCCGCGATGGCGCCCACCTCGGCCTGCTCCAGTTGTCCGACAAGGAGCGGGGCGACTTCACCGCCGAGGACGAGGCCATCGTCATGCAGCTCGCCCAGATGGCGAGCCTCGCCGTGGAGAAGATCCGCCTGTACGAGCTTGCCCGCGCCCAGCGCCGCAACCTGTTCGCGGCGCTGATGCAGATGCCCGAGCCCCTGGCGGTCCTGCGGGGCCCGGACTTGCGCTTCGAGATGGCCAATCTCACCTTCTCACGTGCCGTGGGCGTGCGGACCCTGGAGGGCCGCCCCATTCGCGAGGCGATGCCCGAGCTGGAGGGACAGGACCTCTTCGAGACCCTGGAGCGTGTGTACCACCAGGGGGAAGCCGTGCTGCGCAAGGAGGTGGTGCTGCGCTGGCGGCGCTCGCCGGAGAGCTTCCTGCGTGAAGGCATCTTCAACCTCGCCCTCCAGCCCCTGCGCGACGGGGAGGGCCGGGTGGAGGGCATCATCGCCGTGGCCTTCGCGGTCACCGATCAGGTCCTCTCCCGGCGGGAGATCGAGGCGCTCGCCGAACAGCTCCGCCACAGCGAGCAGCGGTTGATCACCCTCGCCGTCGACCTGGAGGACCGGGTGCGCGAGCGCACCGCTCAACTCGAGGCCGTCAACCAGGAGCTGGAGTCCTTCAGCTACTCGGTCTCGCATGATCTGCGCGCCCCGCTGCGCCACATCATCGGCTTCGCCCAGCTCCTGGAGCGGCGCGCGGGCCCCGTGCTGGACGAGGTGTCGCGAGGGCACCTCAAGACCATCACCATCGCCGCGCACGATGGCGGCACGCTCATCGATGATCTGCTCGAGTTCTCCCGGATGGGCCGCGCGGCGCTGCGCCAGTCTCGCGTGAACCTGGAGGAGCTGGTGCGCGAGGTGCTCCGTGGCCTCGAGCCCGACATCAAGGGACGGAGCCTGGAGTGGCGGATAGGGGAGCTGCCCGCGGTCAAGGCCGATCCGGTGCTCGTGCGCCAGGTGCTGCGCAACCTCCTGGCCAATGCCCTGAAGTACACCCGGCCCCGGGAGCATGCCCTCATCGAGGTGGGGGCCCGTCAGGAGCAGGGCGAGGTGGAGGTGTGGGTGCGCGACAATGGGGTCGGCTTCGACATGCGCTACGCGGACAAGCTCTTCGGTGTCTTCCAGCGCTTGCACACCGTCGAACAATTCGAGGGAACGGGGATCGGATTGGCCAACGTGCGGCGCATCATCTCCCGGCATGGGGGCCGTACCTGGGCGGAAGGCGCCGTGGATCAGGGGGCCACCTTCCACTTCACCCTGCCCCGGGCCGCTTCCTGA
- a CDS encoding sensor histidine kinase, whose product MSELERTFLVDAPPSRPLSLLLLEDSVLDAQLISARFEEAGLDVRLVRVDNQAGFTRALEGCPFDLILSDYNVPGFDGLAALSAARSACPDTPFVFVSGALGEERAIELLKRGATDYVLKDRLDRLVPCVSRALREAEGELRRKRAEEALRKSEERYSLAIRATFDTIWDWDLETDFLHWNDTLQQVFGYTPEQLGSHPDRWAERVHPEEREQVVQGLRGAIGSSVEHWMAEYRFLCADGVWRHVLDRGYIVRESDGRPVRMVGAMQDISERKRTEEERQRLLQEAHRRAEFEQQLMGIVSHDLRNPLSAILMAGTLLLRHQDTQPWQARTASRIVSSAERAHRMIRDLLDFTQARLGGGIPVSPAPLDLHELAAQVVEEARTAHPGRELLLFRTGDAQGRWDADRIAQVLSNILGNALRHGLEGTPVRVETEGTEAQVLMRVHNQGEPIPPDLLPHLFEPLTRGGTRPGHSDRSIGLGLYIVRQIVLAHGGSVEVHSTADEGTLFTVRLPRLADARPASTDEERST is encoded by the coding sequence GTGAGCGAACTCGAGAGAACCTTCCTGGTGGATGCTCCCCCCTCCAGGCCCCTGTCGCTCCTCCTGCTGGAGGACAGCGTGCTGGATGCGCAGCTCATCTCCGCGCGCTTCGAGGAGGCGGGACTCGACGTGCGGCTGGTGCGCGTGGACAACCAGGCGGGGTTCACCCGGGCACTCGAGGGGTGCCCCTTCGATCTCATCCTCTCCGACTACAACGTCCCGGGCTTCGATGGTCTGGCCGCGCTGAGCGCCGCCCGGAGCGCCTGTCCGGACACGCCCTTCGTCTTCGTCTCCGGCGCGCTGGGCGAGGAGCGGGCCATCGAGCTGCTCAAGCGCGGGGCGACGGACTACGTCCTCAAGGACCGGTTGGATCGGCTCGTGCCGTGTGTGTCGCGGGCCCTGCGCGAGGCGGAAGGGGAGCTGCGGCGCAAGCGCGCCGAGGAGGCCCTGCGCAAGTCCGAGGAGCGCTACTCGCTGGCCATCCGGGCGACCTTCGATACCATCTGGGATTGGGATCTGGAGACGGACTTCCTGCACTGGAACGACACGCTCCAGCAGGTGTTCGGCTACACCCCGGAGCAGCTCGGCTCCCATCCCGACCGGTGGGCCGAGCGCGTCCACCCCGAGGAGCGCGAGCAGGTGGTCCAGGGCCTCCGAGGCGCCATCGGCTCGAGCGTGGAGCACTGGATGGCGGAATACCGGTTCCTGTGCGCGGACGGCGTCTGGCGCCATGTGCTGGATCGCGGCTACATCGTCCGGGAGTCCGACGGAAGGCCCGTGCGCATGGTGGGCGCCATGCAGGACATCTCCGAGCGCAAGCGCACCGAGGAGGAGCGGCAGCGGCTGCTCCAGGAGGCCCACCGCCGGGCCGAGTTCGAGCAGCAGCTCATGGGCATCGTCAGCCATGACCTGCGCAACCCCTTGAGCGCCATCCTCATGGCCGGCACGCTGCTCTTGCGCCACCAGGACACCCAGCCCTGGCAGGCCAGGACGGCCTCGCGCATCGTGTCCTCGGCGGAGCGCGCCCACCGGATGATCCGGGATCTGCTCGACTTCACCCAGGCGCGTCTGGGCGGTGGCATCCCCGTGAGCCCCGCGCCGCTGGACCTCCACGAGCTGGCGGCCCAGGTGGTGGAGGAGGCCCGCACGGCCCACCCCGGGCGCGAGCTGCTGCTGTTCCGCACGGGCGATGCTCAGGGGCGCTGGGACGCGGATCGCATCGCGCAGGTGCTCTCCAACATCCTCGGCAACGCCCTGCGCCACGGCCTGGAGGGCACCCCGGTGCGTGTCGAGACGGAGGGGACGGAGGCGCAGGTGCTCATGCGGGTGCACAACCAGGGCGAGCCCATCCCCCCGGACCTCTTGCCGCACCTCTTCGAGCCCCTCACGCGCGGTGGCACACGGCCCGGGCACTCCGACCGGAGCATCGGCCTGGGGTTGTACATCGTGCGGCAGATCGTCCTGGCGCACGGGGGCAGCGTGGAGGTTCACTCCACGGCCGACGAGGGCACCCTGTTCACGGTCCGCCTGCCCCGGCTCGCCGACGCGCGGCCGGCTTCCACCGACGAGGAACGTTCGACATGA
- the pheA gene encoding prephenate dehydratase produces the protein MTRISLLGPGTFSEESARHFLGAVPHQLLPCTLIAEVFQAVVSGRADLGVIPIENTLEGSVSQHLDWLVHEVDLPIQAEWVYPITMNLIGHGRVGEGDSQARLALVREVLSHPVALGQCREFLRTRLPHAQVVPVSSTAEGARQVRERASEQGLAAIGSAASATLYGLDILAAHIEDHPDNATRFVLVGPRPLSLARPGRPKTSLLITLPADFPGALHQVLSVFARQQVNLVRIESRPTRKRLGNYFFFIDVDAALSAEPLSAALTEIESLGCSVRVLGSYPSHGV, from the coding sequence ATGACGCGGATCTCCCTGCTCGGGCCCGGGACGTTCTCCGAGGAGTCCGCCCGCCACTTCCTCGGGGCGGTGCCCCACCAACTGCTTCCCTGCACGCTCATCGCCGAGGTCTTCCAGGCGGTCGTGTCGGGCCGGGCCGACCTCGGTGTCATCCCCATCGAGAACACCCTGGAGGGCTCGGTCAGCCAGCACCTGGACTGGCTCGTGCACGAGGTGGATCTGCCCATCCAGGCCGAGTGGGTGTACCCCATCACCATGAACCTCATCGGCCATGGCCGGGTGGGGGAGGGGGATTCGCAGGCCCGGCTGGCGCTCGTGCGCGAGGTGCTCTCGCATCCGGTGGCGCTCGGGCAGTGCCGCGAGTTCCTGCGCACCCGGCTGCCCCACGCCCAGGTGGTGCCGGTGAGCTCCACGGCGGAGGGCGCGCGCCAGGTGCGCGAGCGCGCGTCGGAGCAGGGGCTCGCCGCCATCGGCAGCGCCGCGTCCGCGACCCTGTATGGGTTGGACATCCTGGCGGCGCACATCGAGGACCACCCCGACAACGCCACGCGCTTCGTGCTCGTGGGTCCCCGGCCCTTGTCGCTCGCGCGGCCGGGACGCCCGAAGACGAGCCTGCTCATCACCCTGCCCGCGGACTTCCCCGGGGCGCTCCATCAGGTGTTGTCCGTGTTCGCCCGCCAGCAGGTCAACCTCGTGCGGATCGAGTCCCGGCCCACCCGCAAGCGCCTGGGCAACTACTTCTTCTTCATCGATGTCGATGCCGCCCTGTCCGCCGAGCCCCTGTCCGCCGCCCTCACCGAGATAGAATCGCTGGGTTGTTCGGTCCGGGTGCTCGGTTCGTACCCCAGTCACGGAGTGTAG
- a CDS encoding bifunctional chorismate mutase/prephenate dehydratase, with translation MSDVVDLQQLRVAIEQVDEELLDALRRRMDLAEEIARSKLATASPIRDQRREDLLLQRIRTAAMARKLDPHEVERLYRFIMEMSVARQHAWVTGLDTIPLRVAYPGIEGSYSHQMAHKRYAGRSGGVLLSGFDTPRQAVDALRQGEVDLALLPIENTTAGAMYDTYDALAEEGVTLIAELVDGVHHRLLGLPGAKLEALHSVRSHPQALVQCESFLRERLPHVRVLPELDTGVAAQRVRESNDPGVAAIASDSAAQRFGLVVLERDLQGNKGDFTRFVEVAREATPLPAEVPCKTSLVMVLENKPGTLSKALLVLAERGVNLAKLESRPLPGSPWAYRFFLDLEGHAASAPLEAVLRDLQPYTQSMRLLGTYPRVDLKPA, from the coding sequence ATGTCCGATGTCGTGGATCTGCAGCAACTGCGTGTCGCCATCGAGCAGGTGGACGAGGAGCTCCTCGACGCCCTGCGCCGCCGCATGGATCTGGCCGAGGAGATCGCCCGGTCCAAGCTCGCCACCGCGTCGCCCATCCGGGATCAACGGCGCGAGGATCTGCTCCTGCAGCGCATCCGGACCGCGGCGATGGCGCGCAAGTTGGATCCGCATGAGGTGGAGCGGCTCTACCGCTTCATCATGGAGATGTCCGTCGCCCGGCAACACGCGTGGGTGACGGGGTTGGACACCATCCCCCTGCGCGTGGCCTACCCCGGCATCGAGGGCTCCTACAGCCACCAGATGGCGCACAAGCGCTACGCGGGCCGCTCCGGAGGCGTGCTCCTGTCCGGCTTCGACACGCCCCGCCAGGCGGTGGATGCGCTGCGCCAGGGTGAGGTGGATCTGGCCCTGTTGCCCATCGAGAACACCACCGCGGGGGCCATGTACGACACCTACGACGCGCTCGCGGAGGAAGGCGTCACGCTCATCGCGGAGCTGGTGGATGGGGTGCACCATCGGCTGCTGGGCCTGCCCGGCGCGAAGCTCGAGGCGTTGCACTCCGTGCGCTCTCATCCCCAGGCGCTCGTTCAATGCGAGTCCTTCCTGCGTGAGCGGCTGCCCCATGTGCGTGTGCTGCCGGAGCTGGACACGGGCGTCGCGGCGCAGCGGGTGCGCGAGTCCAATGATCCGGGCGTCGCGGCGATCGCGAGCGACTCGGCGGCGCAGCGCTTCGGGTTGGTGGTCCTGGAGCGCGACCTGCAGGGCAACAAGGGGGACTTCACCCGCTTCGTCGAGGTGGCGCGCGAGGCGACGCCCCTTCCCGCGGAGGTGCCTTGCAAGACATCCCTGGTGATGGTGCTGGAGAACAAGCCTGGCACGCTCAGCAAGGCCCTGTTGGTGCTCGCCGAGCGCGGGGTGAACCTGGCCAAGCTGGAGTCGCGCCCCCTGCCGGGCTCGCCCTGGGCCTACCGCTTCTTCCTGGACCTGGAGGGCCATGCCGCCTCCGCTCCCCTGGAGGCGGTGCTGCGCGATCTCCAGCCCTATACCCAGTCCATGCGCCTGCTCGGCACCTACCCGCGCGTGGACCTGAAGCCGGCGTGA